Proteins from a single region of Bos javanicus breed banteng chromosome 25, ARS-OSU_banteng_1.0, whole genome shotgun sequence:
- the LITAFD gene encoding lITAF domain-containing protein isoform X3, with amino-acid sequence MGTKPPHPTPGHGEDTHHNGCSTQARPSKRPWGDLHSPPLRTARPQDGGLPRPAPGRSELGTQSCLDTIAGTDLLGPRRVLRPRTWSASSSPTHVCLSRVPRLQSPDPVQFTCPYCMNRIVTVTTPVPGVLTWLLCTGIFVAGCFLGCCLVPFCVDSLMDVRHTCPVCRQELFLYKRL; translated from the exons ATGGGGAccaagcccccccaccccacccctggccaCGGGGAGGATACACATCACAATGGCTGTTCCACCCAAGCCAGGCCCAGCAAGAGGCCCTGGGGTGACCTGCACTCCCCTCCCCTGCGGACAGCCAGGCCGCAGGATGGGGGCCTCCCGAGGCCAGCACCGGGCCGCTCCGAGCTTGGAACCCAAAGCTGCCTCGACACCATTGCCGGAACAGACCTCCTGGGCCCCAGGAGGGTACTACGCCCAAG GACTTGGAgcgcctcctcctcccccacccatgTCTGTTTATCCAG GGTGCCGAGGCTGCAGTCCCCAGACCCCGTACAGTTCACGTGTCCATACTGCATGAACCGGATCGTCACCGTGACCACCCCGGTCCCAGGCGTGCTCACCTGGCTCCTGTGCACCGGCATCTTCGTGGCTGG GTGCTTCTTGGGCTGCTGCCTCGTCCCCTTCTGCGTGGACAGCTTGATGGACGTGAGGCACACGTGCCCTGTGTGTCGGCAGGAGCTCTTCCTCTACAAACGCCTGTGA
- the LITAFD gene encoding lITAF domain-containing protein isoform X2, translated as MGASRGQHRAAPSLEPKAASTPLPEQTSWAPGGYYAQGLGAPPPPPPMSVYPELFRVPRLQSPDPVQFTCPYCMNRIVTVTTPVPGVLTWLLCTGIFVAGCFLGCCLVPFCVDSLMDVRHTCPVCRQELFLYKRL; from the exons ATGGGGGCCTCCCGAGGCCAGCACCGGGCCGCTCCGAGCTTGGAACCCAAAGCTGCCTCGACACCATTGCCGGAACAGACCTCCTGGGCCCCAGGAGGGTACTACGCCCAAG GACTTGGAgcgcctcctcctcccccacccatgTCTGTTTATCCAG AACTGTTCAGGGTGCCGAGGCTGCAGTCCCCAGACCCCGTACAGTTCACGTGTCCATACTGCATGAACCGGATCGTCACCGTGACCACCCCGGTCCCAGGCGTGCTCACCTGGCTCCTGTGCACCGGCATCTTCGTGGCTGG GTGCTTCTTGGGCTGCTGCCTCGTCCCCTTCTGCGTGGACAGCTTGATGGACGTGAGGCACACGTGCCCTGTGTGTCGGCAGGAGCTCTTCCTCTACAAACGCCTGTGA
- the LITAFD gene encoding lITAF domain-containing protein isoform X1 has protein sequence MGASRGQHRAAPSLEPKAASTPLPEQTSWAPGGYYAQGPPPPYSPSPPGLGAPPPPPPMSVYPELFRVPRLQSPDPVQFTCPYCMNRIVTVTTPVPGVLTWLLCTGIFVAGCFLGCCLVPFCVDSLMDVRHTCPVCRQELFLYKRL, from the exons ATGGGGGCCTCCCGAGGCCAGCACCGGGCCGCTCCGAGCTTGGAACCCAAAGCTGCCTCGACACCATTGCCGGAACAGACCTCCTGGGCCCCAGGAGGGTACTACGCCCAAG ggcctCCTCCTCCTTATTCTCCTTCGCCTCCAGGACTTGGAgcgcctcctcctcccccacccatgTCTGTTTATCCAG AACTGTTCAGGGTGCCGAGGCTGCAGTCCCCAGACCCCGTACAGTTCACGTGTCCATACTGCATGAACCGGATCGTCACCGTGACCACCCCGGTCCCAGGCGTGCTCACCTGGCTCCTGTGCACCGGCATCTTCGTGGCTGG GTGCTTCTTGGGCTGCTGCCTCGTCCCCTTCTGCGTGGACAGCTTGATGGACGTGAGGCACACGTGCCCTGTGTGTCGGCAGGAGCTCTTCCTCTACAAACGCCTGTGA
- the LITAFD gene encoding lITAF domain-containing protein isoform X4, translating to MTCPSTHTPPRGQRQPGMPWGFRGEGGPRHAAMASGPPPPYSPSPPGLGAPPPPPPMSVYPELFRVPRLQSPDPVQFTCPYCMNRIVTVTTPVPGVLTWLLCTGIFVAGCFLGCCLVPFCVDSLMDVRHTCPVCRQELFLYKRL from the exons ATGACATGCCCCTCCACCCACACCCCACCCAGGGGCCAGAGGCAACCTGGAATGCCCTGGGGGTTTAGGGGGGAGGGAGGTCCCCGCCACGCTGCCATGGCCTCAG ggcctCCTCCTCCTTATTCTCCTTCGCCTCCAGGACTTGGAgcgcctcctcctcccccacccatgTCTGTTTATCCAG AACTGTTCAGGGTGCCGAGGCTGCAGTCCCCAGACCCCGTACAGTTCACGTGTCCATACTGCATGAACCGGATCGTCACCGTGACCACCCCGGTCCCAGGCGTGCTCACCTGGCTCCTGTGCACCGGCATCTTCGTGGCTGG GTGCTTCTTGGGCTGCTGCCTCGTCCCCTTCTGCGTGGACAGCTTGATGGACGTGAGGCACACGTGCCCTGTGTGTCGGCAGGAGCTCTTCCTCTACAAACGCCTGTGA